In the Hylaeus volcanicus isolate JK05 chromosome 1, UHH_iyHylVolc1.0_haploid, whole genome shotgun sequence genome, one interval contains:
- the LOC128882351 gene encoding WD repeat-containing protein 7 isoform X5 produces the protein MTAGTSLVVPIVLWGRIAPTHCISCIYLSRDQKTLVTGCYDGQICLWQMDPETLNMTPRCLLVGHTAPILCLSRASAIMEQNYIVSSSESGEMCTWDLVDGKCREAVKLSSVHTQMLPYVSAGGEDVRLFCSGYYPEVLVMDPFSLEVLFTLSSRVNPDWISALHVLRPAKRKGRFYVHTNDVVLALTTTGTVKVWTLLGHENRNSEPLYEHESKQIRCLNALAMTCCPYNQRTVLIVCSKDWQIYDAGDFSVLCSISAPRGERWMAGDFLAADRVILWSDKGHGYLYKLPANKLKGKALSSSVADNKSFHTAGAEYDQPYLYCTLTQPGDKPLSCPPAMRLVTVQRQSKTLKYLLRGDSEGVVFLWTVPEVTTQQLSQICQNDHSTPVSLSPAVKISLTTAWAQMRPPPVGILDQLDSGDGHGIKLTASIYLPQQSRLVVGREDGSIIIVPATQTVMLQLLHGNHQQYDDWPPHQVLLGHSGRVNCLLYPHGAAPRYDRVHLVSGSVDFAVCLWDLYAGTLIHRFCVHAGEITQLMVPPDNCSPRIQKCVCSVASDHSVTLLSLAERKCVVLASRHLFPVVTIKWRPLDDFMIVGCSDGAVYVWQMETGHLDRVLHGIIAEEVLYACDENTIAAAGGSAAGGELGLANPAVHFFRGLRHRNLSAIRHATQRGLHQLQQLHGGHGPDHGSQIKAKGAPLMIQGFRSNPKDPESHILFFDIEALIVQLLSDEYGTMSPGSLEAQGLISASEYQKVAALTQSASPDAHKKIADFFGRVKDKAGDVERILKEKDRHGILAKMKEGAENVHTKIQAKVESVGLKPSTLDGKGDNWNNSDAAKNNLKRNGAFSEPNATMEVAQLILSLLHAWGMDPDLDRVCEGKLGLLRPMVPVSFGVLSKGGYMSLLLPTWQTQLEPAGEPATQLEQRLPIELVRQERLTRAFTARAHWELSTTLTSNHLLAVVALANTLMSMNNATFVPEQERNRKLHRPGNRSAVNWNKAEEENEEIYTVQQAQIKQGWSLLATLHCVLLPDKVASQGGAKTFKRPQVEMMARRWQHQCLEIREAAQALLLAELGRMGPKGRKALVDSWSQYLPMYSTQEPIAPQVQNQSPPTSNSPIPPTESHQEEEDEEEELVEAEINVARKPSSVAELKRKQTTAVVLLGVIGAEFGQDVTTMNQKRDNEQRRKSSIVEGFGIGNNNLARHTSLALTHLLHAPHSPKLPLHTALRRAAIDLIGRGFTVWEPYLDVSKVLLGLLEMCCDADKLVPSMTYGLPLTPQADTCRTARHALTLIATARPAAFITTMAREVARFNTLQQNAQTLNVNIGASVLARAKPEILRIVEQLIDKMQSEMSDLLVEVMDIILHCLDPGHLKTKPLNDVFPAVCRFNQVSHCPATRRIAVGSRNGQLALYELRGNVKCQTVPAHSVPVTALAFSPEGKFLVSYSCAENKLCFWQQTNSGMFGLGNSQTRCVKSYSTAPINDVARLNPMRLARLIWINNRTVTLMLADGSETRFNV, from the exons atgacagcAGGTACAAGCTTGGTGGTACCCATAGTGCTATGGGGTCGTATAGCTCCAACTCATTGcatttcttgtatttatttatctcgaGATCAAAAAACCTTGGTGACTGGCTGTTACGATGGGCAGATATGTTTGTGGCAAATGGATCCCGAAACactaaat ATGACTCCAAGATGTTTACTTGTTGGTCACACTGCTCCAATATTGTGTCTGAGTCGAGCAAGCGCTATCATGGAACAGAATTATATTGTCAGCAGCAGTGAAAGTGGAGAGATGTGCACTTGGGATTTAGTTGATGGAAAATGCAGAGAAGCTGTGAAACTTAGTAGTGTTCACACACAGATGTTGCCTTATGTTTCCGCTGGTGGAGAAGATGTTAGACTTTTTTGTTCTGG ATACTACCCTGAGGTTTTAGTGATGGACCCTTTCAGCTTGGAAGTCTTATTCACCTTAAGTTCGCGCGTCAATCCTGATTGGATTAGTGCTCTGCACGTTTTGCGGCCGGCCAAACGGAAAGGTCGGTTCTACGTGCACACAA ACGATGTCGTACTGGCCTTAACAACAACTGGTACGGTCAAGGTGTGGACTCTTCTTGGTCATGAGAATCGTAACAGTGAACCCCTTTATGAACATGAAAGCAAACAGATACGATGTCTAAATGCACTTGCAATGACCTGTTGCCCATATAATCAAAGAACTGTATTAATTGTGTGTTCCAAAGATTGGCAG ATATACGATGCCGGTGACTTTTCTGTCTTGTGTTCAATTTCTGCGCCTCGTGGAGAACGTTGGATGGCTGGCGACTTCCTAGCTGCGGACAGGGTTATTTTATGGAGTGACAAAGGTCATGGTTATCTCTATAAACTACCAGCTAA CAAGCTGAAGGGCAAGGCTCTCAGCAG TAGCGTTGCAGACAATAAAAGTTTTCATACGGCGGGTGCCGAATATGATCAACCTTACTTATACTGTACTCTGACGCAACCTGGAGACAAG cCTCTGTCGTGCCCACCAGCAATGCGATTAGTTACAGTACAACGGCAAAGTAAAacactaaaatatttattacgtgGTGATAGCGAAGGTGTTGTTTTTCTTTGGACAGTACCAGAAGTAACAACTCAACAATTGTCCCAAATCTGTCAGAATGATCACTCAACACCTGTCTCATTGTCACCAGCAGTGAAAATAAGTCTGACCACTGCTTGGGCACAAATGAGACCACCACCGGTTGGAATATTAGATCAGTTGGACAGTGGAGATGGACATGGTATAAAGTTAACGGCTAGTATATATTTACCACAACAAAGTCGCCTAGTTGTTGGTCGCGAAGATGGCAGTATTATCATTGTTCCTGCAACACAAACAGTCATGCTCCAATTACTTCATGGGAATCACCAACAATACGATG ATTGGCCCCCACACCAAGTACTTTTAGGTCACTCTGGTCGAGTGAATTGTCTTTTATATCCGCATGGAGCTGCACCGCGTTATGACAGAGTACATCTTGTATCTGGTTCAGTCGATTTCGCTGTATGTTTGTGGGACCTTTATGCCGGTACGCTGATTCACAGGTTCTGTGTCCACGCTGGTGAAATTACTCAATTGATGGTGCCACCTGATAATTGTAGT CCTAGAATACAAAAGTGTGTTTGCAGTGTTGCGTCAGATCATAGTGTTACTTTATTATCGCTAGCAGAAAGGAAGTGCGTTGTTCTTGCTTCGCGACACCTGTTTCCAGTTGTTACCATAAAATGGAGGCCACTGGATGACTTTATGATAGTCGGATGTTCGGATGGGGCTGTATATGTATGGCAAATGGAAACTGGTCACCTAGATCGTGTATTACATg GTATTATTGCCGAAGAAGTACTCTACGCGTGTGACGAAAACACTATAGCTGCAGCTGGAGGATCGGCCGCGGGTGGAGAACTAGGCTTAGCTAATCCTGCCGTGCATTTCTTTAG agGTTTAAGGCATAGAAACCTCTCTGCTATAAGACACGCGACGCAAAGAGGGTTACATCAATTGCAACAACTTCATGGCGGCCATGGACCAGATCACGGAAGTCAAATAAAAGCAAAAGGCGCTCCTCTAATGATTCAAGGTTTTAGGAGTAATCCTAAAGATCCAGAAagtcacattttattttttgacatAGAAGCATTAATag TACAACTACTTAGTGACGAGTATGGAACGATGTCGCCAGGTTCATTGGAAGCGCAAGGTCTAATTTCGGCCTCGGAGTATCAAAAAGTTGCAGCGCTGACACAGTCCGCCAGTCCAGACGCgcataaaaaaattgcag ACTTTTTCGGTCGCGTCAAGGATAAGGCCGGCGACGTTGAACGAATTTTAAAGGAGAAGGATCGTCACG GTATATTGGCTAAAATGAAGGAGGGTGCAGAGAACGTACACACTAAAATTCAGGCCAAGGTGGAAAGCGTTGGCCTCAAGCCGTCGACTCTCGACGGTAAAG GTGACAATTGGAATAATAGCGACGCTGCAAAGAACAATTTGAAACGGAATGGAGCTTTCAGCGAACCAAATGCAACTATGGAGGTTGCTCAGCTTATATTGAGCTTATTACATGCTTGGGGCATGGATCCAGACTTAGATCGCGTTTGCGAAGGAAAGCTAGGTTTACTAAGACCCATGGTTCCTGTTTCTTTTGGAGTATTGTCTAAAGGAG GTTACATGTCGTTACTATTACCAACTTGGCAAACGCAATTGGAACCAGCCGGTGAACCGGCAACGCAACTGGAACAACGTTTACCAATCGAATTAGTCAGACAAGAAAGGCTTACCAGAGCGTTCACAGCAAGAGCACATTGGGAGCTGTCTACCACATTAACCAGTAATCATTTATTGGCAGTAGTCGCTTTGGCGAATACGTTAATGTCAATGAATAATGCAACATTTGTACCTGAACAAGAACGGAATCGAAAACTGCATAG ACCGGGTAACAGATCGGCAGTTAATTGGAACAaagcagaagaagaaaatgaagaaatttatacaGTACAACAGGCACAGATTAAGCAAGGTTGGTCGCTTTTAGCGACCTTGCATTGCGTGCTTCTACCTGACAAAGTAGCTTCGCAAGGTGGTGCGAAAACATTCAAACGGCCTCAAGTCGAAATGATGGCACGGAGATGGCAACATCAATGCCTTGAG ATCCGCGAAGCTGCTCAAGCTTTACTACTCGCCGAACTAGGTAGAATGGGTCCAAAAGGAAGAAAAGCGCTGGTAGATAGTTGGTCGCAATATCTTCCAATGTACAGCACTCAAGAGCCCATTGCACCACAAGTACAGAACCAAAGTCCTCCAACTTCTAATAGTCCAATTCCTCCGACTGAATCGCatcaagaagaagaagatgaagaggAAGAATTAGTGGAAG CAGAAATAAATGTAGCTAGGAAACCATCGAGCGTGGCGGAACTgaaacgaaaacaaacgaCGGCAGTTGTATTATTGGGCGTAATAGGTGCTGAATTTGGTCAAGACGTTACTACGATGAATCAGAAAAGGGATAATGAACAGAGGCGAAAGAGTTCGATTGTAGAAGGTTTCGGAATAGGAAATAATAATCTTGCCAGGCATACTAGTTTGGCGCTCACGCATCTGTTACACGCGCCGCATTCTCCTAAATTGCCTTTACACACGGCATTGCGAAGAGCAGCAATTGATCTCATTGGTAGAGGTTTCACGGTTTGGGAACCATATCTTGACGTATcgaaa gTATTATTGGGTCTATTGGAAATGTGTTGTGATGCTGATAAATTAGTACCAAGTATGACGTACGGCCTTCCTCTTACACCTCAAGCTGATACATGTCGCACGGCACGTCATGCTTTAACCTTAATAGCTACTGCCAGACCTGCAGCATTCATTACTACGATGGCGCGAGAGGTGGCTAGATTTAATACACTGCAGCAAAATGCGCAAACactaaatgtaaatatagGTGCAAGCGTTTTAGCTAGGGCGAAACCAGAAATACTCCGAATTGTtgaacaattaatcgataaaatgCAGAGTGAAATGAGTGATCTTTTAGTTgag GTCAtggatattattttacattgtcTGGACCCAGGTCATCTCAAAACTAAACCATTAAACGACGTATTTCCAGCAGTATGTAGATTTAATCAA GTAAGTCACTGTCCAGCAACGCGCAGGATAGCAGTCGGTAGTCGCAACGGTCAACTCGCTCTCTATGAATTGCGAGGAAACGTCAAATGCCAGACAGTACCTGCGCATTCAGTACCGGTGACTGCGTTAGCATTTTCACCTGAGGGCAAGTTCCTGGTTAGCTATTCATGCGCGGAAAATAAGCTATGTTTCTGGCAG CAAACAAATAGCGGAATGTTTGGCCTAGGAAATTCACAGACACGTTGCGTTAAGTCATACAGTACTGCGCCTATTAATGACGTAGCGCGATTGAACCCTATGCGATTAGCTCGATTGATATGGATAAATAACCGAACGGTTACGTTGATGCTTGCCGACGGATCTGAAACACGGTTTAACGTATAA
- the LOC128882351 gene encoding WD repeat-containing protein 7 isoform X7, translated as MTAGTSLVVPIVLWGRIAPTHCISCIYLSRDQKTLVTGCYDGQICLWQMDPETLNMTPRCLLVGHTAPILCLSRASAIMEQNYIVSSSESGEMCTWDLVDGKCREAVKLSSVHTQMLPYVSAGGEDVRLFCSGYYPEVLVMDPFSLEVLFTLSSRVNPDWISALHVLRPAKRKDDVVLALTTTGTVKVWTLLGHENRNSEPLYEHESKQIRCLNALAMTCCPYNQRTVLIVCSKDWQIYDAGDFSVLCSISAPRGERWMAGDFLAADRVILWSDKGHGYLYKLPANKLKGKALSSSVADNKSFHTAGAEYDQPYLYCTLTQPGDKPLSCPPAMRLVTVQRQSKTLKYLLRGDSEGVVFLWTVPEVTTQQLSQICQNDHSTPVSLSPAVKISLTTAWAQMRPPPVGILDQLDSGDGHGIKLTASIYLPQQSRLVVGREDGSIIIVPATQTVMLQLLHGNHQQYDDWPPHQVLLGHSGRVNCLLYPHGAAPRYDRVHLVSGSVDFAVCLWDLYAGTLIHRFCVHAGEITQLMVPPDNCSPRIQKCVCSVASDHSVTLLSLAERKCVVLASRHLFPVVTIKWRPLDDFMIVGCSDGAVYVWQMETGHLDRVLHGIIAEEVLYACDENTIAAAGGSAAGGELGLANPAVHFFRGLRHRNLSAIRHATQRGLHQLQQLHGGHGPDHGSQIKAKGAPLMIQGFRSNPKDPESHILFFDIEALIVQLLSDEYGTMSPGSLEAQGLISASEYQKVAALTQSASPDAHKKIADFFGRVKDKAGDVERILKEKDRHGILAKMKEGAENVHTKIQAKVESVGLKPSTLDGKGDNWNNSDAAKNNLKRNGAFSEPNATMEVAQLILSLLHAWGMDPDLDRVCEGKLGLLRPMVPVSFGVLSKGGYMSLLLPTWQTQLEPAGEPATQLEQRLPIELVRQERLTRAFTARAHWELSTTLTSNHLLAVVALANTLMSMNNATFVPEQERNRKLHRPGNRSAVNWNKAEEENEEIYTVQQAQIKQGWSLLATLHCVLLPDKVASQGGAKTFKRPQVEMMARRWQHQCLEIREAAQALLLAELGRMGPKGRKALVDSWSQYLPMYSTQEPIAPQVQNQSPPTSNSPIPPTESHQEEEDEEEELVEAEINVARKPSSVAELKRKQTTAVVLLGVIGAEFGQDVTTMNQKRDNEQRRKSSIVEGFGIGNNNLARHTSLALTHLLHAPHSPKLPLHTALRRAAIDLIGRGFTVWEPYLDVSKVLLGLLEMCCDADKLVPSMTYGLPLTPQADTCRTARHALTLIATARPAAFITTMAREVARFNTLQQNAQTLNVNIGASVLARAKPEILRIVEQLIDKMQSEMSDLLVEVMDIILHCLDPGHLKTKPLNDVFPAVCRFNQVSHCPATRRIAVGSRNGQLALYELRGNVKCQTVPAHSVPVTALAFSPEGKFLVSYSCAENKLCFWQQTNSGMFGLGNSQTRCVKSYSTAPINDVARLNPMRLARLIWINNRTVTLMLADGSETRFNV; from the exons atgacagcAGGTACAAGCTTGGTGGTACCCATAGTGCTATGGGGTCGTATAGCTCCAACTCATTGcatttcttgtatttatttatctcgaGATCAAAAAACCTTGGTGACTGGCTGTTACGATGGGCAGATATGTTTGTGGCAAATGGATCCCGAAACactaaat ATGACTCCAAGATGTTTACTTGTTGGTCACACTGCTCCAATATTGTGTCTGAGTCGAGCAAGCGCTATCATGGAACAGAATTATATTGTCAGCAGCAGTGAAAGTGGAGAGATGTGCACTTGGGATTTAGTTGATGGAAAATGCAGAGAAGCTGTGAAACTTAGTAGTGTTCACACACAGATGTTGCCTTATGTTTCCGCTGGTGGAGAAGATGTTAGACTTTTTTGTTCTGG ATACTACCCTGAGGTTTTAGTGATGGACCCTTTCAGCTTGGAAGTCTTATTCACCTTAAGTTCGCGCGTCAATCCTGATTGGATTAGTGCTCTGCACGTTTTGCGGCCGGCCAAACGGAAAG ACGATGTCGTACTGGCCTTAACAACAACTGGTACGGTCAAGGTGTGGACTCTTCTTGGTCATGAGAATCGTAACAGTGAACCCCTTTATGAACATGAAAGCAAACAGATACGATGTCTAAATGCACTTGCAATGACCTGTTGCCCATATAATCAAAGAACTGTATTAATTGTGTGTTCCAAAGATTGGCAG ATATACGATGCCGGTGACTTTTCTGTCTTGTGTTCAATTTCTGCGCCTCGTGGAGAACGTTGGATGGCTGGCGACTTCCTAGCTGCGGACAGGGTTATTTTATGGAGTGACAAAGGTCATGGTTATCTCTATAAACTACCAGCTAA CAAGCTGAAGGGCAAGGCTCTCAGCAG TAGCGTTGCAGACAATAAAAGTTTTCATACGGCGGGTGCCGAATATGATCAACCTTACTTATACTGTACTCTGACGCAACCTGGAGACAAG cCTCTGTCGTGCCCACCAGCAATGCGATTAGTTACAGTACAACGGCAAAGTAAAacactaaaatatttattacgtgGTGATAGCGAAGGTGTTGTTTTTCTTTGGACAGTACCAGAAGTAACAACTCAACAATTGTCCCAAATCTGTCAGAATGATCACTCAACACCTGTCTCATTGTCACCAGCAGTGAAAATAAGTCTGACCACTGCTTGGGCACAAATGAGACCACCACCGGTTGGAATATTAGATCAGTTGGACAGTGGAGATGGACATGGTATAAAGTTAACGGCTAGTATATATTTACCACAACAAAGTCGCCTAGTTGTTGGTCGCGAAGATGGCAGTATTATCATTGTTCCTGCAACACAAACAGTCATGCTCCAATTACTTCATGGGAATCACCAACAATACGATG ATTGGCCCCCACACCAAGTACTTTTAGGTCACTCTGGTCGAGTGAATTGTCTTTTATATCCGCATGGAGCTGCACCGCGTTATGACAGAGTACATCTTGTATCTGGTTCAGTCGATTTCGCTGTATGTTTGTGGGACCTTTATGCCGGTACGCTGATTCACAGGTTCTGTGTCCACGCTGGTGAAATTACTCAATTGATGGTGCCACCTGATAATTGTAGT CCTAGAATACAAAAGTGTGTTTGCAGTGTTGCGTCAGATCATAGTGTTACTTTATTATCGCTAGCAGAAAGGAAGTGCGTTGTTCTTGCTTCGCGACACCTGTTTCCAGTTGTTACCATAAAATGGAGGCCACTGGATGACTTTATGATAGTCGGATGTTCGGATGGGGCTGTATATGTATGGCAAATGGAAACTGGTCACCTAGATCGTGTATTACATg GTATTATTGCCGAAGAAGTACTCTACGCGTGTGACGAAAACACTATAGCTGCAGCTGGAGGATCGGCCGCGGGTGGAGAACTAGGCTTAGCTAATCCTGCCGTGCATTTCTTTAG agGTTTAAGGCATAGAAACCTCTCTGCTATAAGACACGCGACGCAAAGAGGGTTACATCAATTGCAACAACTTCATGGCGGCCATGGACCAGATCACGGAAGTCAAATAAAAGCAAAAGGCGCTCCTCTAATGATTCAAGGTTTTAGGAGTAATCCTAAAGATCCAGAAagtcacattttattttttgacatAGAAGCATTAATag TACAACTACTTAGTGACGAGTATGGAACGATGTCGCCAGGTTCATTGGAAGCGCAAGGTCTAATTTCGGCCTCGGAGTATCAAAAAGTTGCAGCGCTGACACAGTCCGCCAGTCCAGACGCgcataaaaaaattgcag ACTTTTTCGGTCGCGTCAAGGATAAGGCCGGCGACGTTGAACGAATTTTAAAGGAGAAGGATCGTCACG GTATATTGGCTAAAATGAAGGAGGGTGCAGAGAACGTACACACTAAAATTCAGGCCAAGGTGGAAAGCGTTGGCCTCAAGCCGTCGACTCTCGACGGTAAAG GTGACAATTGGAATAATAGCGACGCTGCAAAGAACAATTTGAAACGGAATGGAGCTTTCAGCGAACCAAATGCAACTATGGAGGTTGCTCAGCTTATATTGAGCTTATTACATGCTTGGGGCATGGATCCAGACTTAGATCGCGTTTGCGAAGGAAAGCTAGGTTTACTAAGACCCATGGTTCCTGTTTCTTTTGGAGTATTGTCTAAAGGAG GTTACATGTCGTTACTATTACCAACTTGGCAAACGCAATTGGAACCAGCCGGTGAACCGGCAACGCAACTGGAACAACGTTTACCAATCGAATTAGTCAGACAAGAAAGGCTTACCAGAGCGTTCACAGCAAGAGCACATTGGGAGCTGTCTACCACATTAACCAGTAATCATTTATTGGCAGTAGTCGCTTTGGCGAATACGTTAATGTCAATGAATAATGCAACATTTGTACCTGAACAAGAACGGAATCGAAAACTGCATAG ACCGGGTAACAGATCGGCAGTTAATTGGAACAaagcagaagaagaaaatgaagaaatttatacaGTACAACAGGCACAGATTAAGCAAGGTTGGTCGCTTTTAGCGACCTTGCATTGCGTGCTTCTACCTGACAAAGTAGCTTCGCAAGGTGGTGCGAAAACATTCAAACGGCCTCAAGTCGAAATGATGGCACGGAGATGGCAACATCAATGCCTTGAG ATCCGCGAAGCTGCTCAAGCTTTACTACTCGCCGAACTAGGTAGAATGGGTCCAAAAGGAAGAAAAGCGCTGGTAGATAGTTGGTCGCAATATCTTCCAATGTACAGCACTCAAGAGCCCATTGCACCACAAGTACAGAACCAAAGTCCTCCAACTTCTAATAGTCCAATTCCTCCGACTGAATCGCatcaagaagaagaagatgaagaggAAGAATTAGTGGAAG CAGAAATAAATGTAGCTAGGAAACCATCGAGCGTGGCGGAACTgaaacgaaaacaaacgaCGGCAGTTGTATTATTGGGCGTAATAGGTGCTGAATTTGGTCAAGACGTTACTACGATGAATCAGAAAAGGGATAATGAACAGAGGCGAAAGAGTTCGATTGTAGAAGGTTTCGGAATAGGAAATAATAATCTTGCCAGGCATACTAGTTTGGCGCTCACGCATCTGTTACACGCGCCGCATTCTCCTAAATTGCCTTTACACACGGCATTGCGAAGAGCAGCAATTGATCTCATTGGTAGAGGTTTCACGGTTTGGGAACCATATCTTGACGTATcgaaa gTATTATTGGGTCTATTGGAAATGTGTTGTGATGCTGATAAATTAGTACCAAGTATGACGTACGGCCTTCCTCTTACACCTCAAGCTGATACATGTCGCACGGCACGTCATGCTTTAACCTTAATAGCTACTGCCAGACCTGCAGCATTCATTACTACGATGGCGCGAGAGGTGGCTAGATTTAATACACTGCAGCAAAATGCGCAAACactaaatgtaaatatagGTGCAAGCGTTTTAGCTAGGGCGAAACCAGAAATACTCCGAATTGTtgaacaattaatcgataaaatgCAGAGTGAAATGAGTGATCTTTTAGTTgag GTCAtggatattattttacattgtcTGGACCCAGGTCATCTCAAAACTAAACCATTAAACGACGTATTTCCAGCAGTATGTAGATTTAATCAA GTAAGTCACTGTCCAGCAACGCGCAGGATAGCAGTCGGTAGTCGCAACGGTCAACTCGCTCTCTATGAATTGCGAGGAAACGTCAAATGCCAGACAGTACCTGCGCATTCAGTACCGGTGACTGCGTTAGCATTTTCACCTGAGGGCAAGTTCCTGGTTAGCTATTCATGCGCGGAAAATAAGCTATGTTTCTGGCAG CAAACAAATAGCGGAATGTTTGGCCTAGGAAATTCACAGACACGTTGCGTTAAGTCATACAGTACTGCGCCTATTAATGACGTAGCGCGATTGAACCCTATGCGATTAGCTCGATTGATATGGATAAATAACCGAACGGTTACGTTGATGCTTGCCGACGGATCTGAAACACGGTTTAACGTATAA